The proteins below come from a single Campylobacter concisus genomic window:
- the secG gene encoding preprotein translocase subunit SecG: MSLIFLILQFALAVIITIAVLLQKSSSIGLGAYSGSNESLFGAKGPAGFLAKFTFIVGILFILNTLALGYFYNKDLKRSIVDSVDSKSLVIPKSNDVPSAPSAPQTPAK, encoded by the coding sequence GTGAGTTTAATATTTTTGATCTTACAGTTTGCTCTAGCTGTCATCATAACTATCGCTGTTTTACTTCAAAAAAGCTCATCTATCGGACTTGGGGCATATAGCGGAAGTAACGAGAGTCTTTTTGGAGCAAAAGGACCAGCTGGATTTTTAGCTAAATTTACTTTTATCGTAGGTATTTTATTTATCTTAAATACACTTGCACTTGGATACTTCTACAATAAAGATCTAAAACGCTCTATCGTTGATAGCGTCGATAGTAAATCTCTAGTCATACCAAAGTCAAACGACGTACCATCAGCTCCTAGTGCACCACAGACTCCAGCAAAATAA
- a CDS encoding thiamine-phosphate pyrophosphorylase, which produces MTEDERIYRVIDANLNRLKEGLRVIEDIKRYVFDDAKLAYKIKSLRHKAKIPQKEFLKFRNSQNDVLKTSIKSEQERSNLDEIITANFKRAQESARVLEECFKLINLEQAELFKGIRYELYELEKEL; this is translated from the coding sequence ATGACTGAAGATGAGCGCATCTACCGAGTAATAGATGCGAATCTAAATAGGCTAAAAGAGGGGCTTCGCGTCATTGAAGATATAAAAAGATATGTCTTTGATGACGCTAAGCTCGCCTACAAAATAAAATCCCTCCGCCACAAGGCAAAGATCCCGCAAAAAGAATTTTTAAAATTTAGAAATTCTCAAAACGACGTTTTAAAAACTAGCATAAAAAGCGAGCAAGAAAGATCAAATTTAGACGAGATAATAACTGCAAATTTCAAGCGGGCTCAGGAAAGTGCTCGCGTGCTTGAAGAGTGCTTTAAGCTCATAAATTTAGAACAAGCCGAGCTTTTTAAAGGCATAAGATATGAGCTTTATGAGCTTGAAAAAGAACTTTAA
- the frr gene encoding ribosome recycling factor, with protein sequence MLNKIYETQKEGCEKAIASLKRDFTTLRTGKVNINIVDHVMVDYYGSPTPLNQVATVLTSDASTIAITPWEKSMIKAISSAIQAANIGVNPNSDGESVKLFFPPMTVEQRQENAKHAKSMGEKAKVSIRNVRKDANDEVKKLEKDKAITEDESKKGQDEVQKITDTYTAKIDTLVKEKEAELLKI encoded by the coding sequence ATGCTAAATAAAATTTACGAAACACAAAAAGAGGGTTGCGAGAAGGCAATAGCTTCATTAAAACGCGACTTTACAACGCTTAGAACGGGCAAGGTAAACATTAATATCGTAGATCATGTAATGGTTGATTATTACGGCTCGCCAACTCCGCTCAACCAAGTAGCTACTGTGCTTACAAGCGACGCTTCAACTATCGCCATCACACCTTGGGAAAAGAGCATGATAAAAGCGATCTCTTCAGCTATCCAGGCAGCAAATATCGGCGTCAATCCAAATAGTGATGGTGAGAGTGTCAAGCTATTTTTTCCACCTATGACCGTCGAGCAACGCCAAGAAAATGCAAAACATGCAAAATCAATGGGAGAAAAAGCCAAAGTTAGTATAAGAAACGTAAGAAAAGATGCAAATGATGAAGTTAAAAAGCTTGAAAAAGACAAAGCCATAACTGAGGACGAGAGCAAAAAGGGGCAGGATGAGGTTCAAAAGATAACTGATACCTACACTGCAAAAATCGATACTCTTGTAAAAGAGAAAGAGGCTGAGCTTTTAAAAATCTAA
- a CDS encoding Bax inhibitor-1/YccA family protein, producing MSLYDRNYAKQNQEELAYSQSSLSTFIKQTYQLFAASLLSATAGAYVGISIAGVFAANRFLFWGLVIVEFALLFGLMAAKRKEGLNLILLFAFTFISGLTLTPLLSAILAMPSGAGIVAQAFGLTTVAFGALSVFAMNTKRDFTTMGKMLFITLIVIVAAAIINIFVKSTMFQLVIASISSILFSAYILFDTQNIIRGNYETPVEGAVALYLDFVNLFTSLLQILGIFNRND from the coding sequence ATGAGTCTGTATGATAGGAACTACGCAAAACAAAATCAAGAAGAACTTGCGTACTCTCAAAGCTCACTAAGCACTTTTATAAAACAAACTTATCAACTTTTTGCAGCATCACTACTTTCAGCAACAGCTGGCGCCTATGTAGGCATTAGCATCGCTGGTGTTTTTGCGGCAAATAGATTTTTGTTTTGGGGACTTGTTATAGTCGAGTTTGCACTACTTTTTGGCTTAATGGCAGCTAAACGCAAAGAGGGATTAAATTTAATACTTCTATTTGCGTTTACTTTTATAAGTGGTCTTACGCTAACTCCGCTACTTTCAGCGATCTTGGCTATGCCAAGCGGAGCTGGTATCGTAGCTCAAGCATTTGGACTAACAACAGTTGCTTTTGGTGCGTTAAGCGTCTTTGCAATGAATACAAAACGTGACTTTACAACAATGGGTAAAATGTTGTTCATAACCTTAATTGTTATCGTTGCAGCAGCTATTATCAATATTTTCGTTAAAAGTACAATGTTTCAACTTGTAATCGCAAGTATTTCATCGATCTTATTTAGCGCATATATACTTTTTGATACGCAAAATATTATCCGTGGAAACTATGAAACACCAGTTGAAGGAGCAGTTGCTTTGTATCTTGATTTTGTAAATCTATTTACATCATTACTACAAATTTTAGGAATTTTTAATAGAAATGACTGA
- a CDS encoding polysaccharide deacetylase family protein yields the protein MIKTLLASFLTLTFALADAHILVYHRFDDPRHTSTDISIKNLREQFEYFKNNGYEVVKLSKLVDAVNAGEKIPDNWIVITVDDGYKSFYDKALSVFKEYNYPFALMLYVEASANKYGDYLDFDQIKELEAYGEIGYHSYAHPRMTKLSNEALREDFQKGVETFEKHMGYKPKYFAVPYGEIDNRVVSLAKEFGFLALLNQNSGAVSDKSDVYDLYRTPVMNGTKIALTFNSKFLNAQWIFPDSYPQNNAIDKLIIKTDTNASEGSFFMTGFNGFKKVPMTNGVFECKFNPPLDKRKVLISLKVDHQRSTKLLIKDINAK from the coding sequence ATGATAAAAACACTTTTAGCGTCATTCTTGACGCTAACATTTGCTTTAGCAGACGCTCATATTTTAGTCTATCATCGCTTTGACGATCCAAGACATACAAGCACTGATATTTCTATTAAAAATTTAAGAGAGCAGTTTGAATATTTCAAAAATAATGGTTATGAAGTCGTTAAACTCTCAAAGCTAGTCGATGCTGTAAATGCTGGCGAAAAAATACCTGATAACTGGATCGTCATCACTGTAGATGATGGTTATAAAAGTTTCTATGACAAGGCCCTTAGTGTATTTAAAGAGTATAACTATCCATTTGCACTAATGCTTTATGTGGAAGCCAGTGCAAATAAATATGGCGATTATTTGGATTTTGATCAGATTAAAGAACTTGAGGCTTATGGCGAGATTGGGTACCACTCATACGCGCACCCAAGGATGACGAAGCTTAGCAATGAGGCATTAAGAGAGGATTTTCAAAAGGGTGTAGAGACCTTTGAAAAACATATGGGCTATAAGCCAAAATATTTCGCAGTGCCGTACGGTGAGATCGATAACAGAGTTGTCTCTTTGGCAAAAGAATTTGGCTTTTTAGCGCTTTTAAATCAAAACTCAGGCGCAGTTTCAGACAAAAGCGACGTTTACGATCTTTACAGAACACCAGTAATGAACGGTACAAAAATAGCACTAACTTTTAATAGTAAATTTCTAAATGCCCAGTGGATATTTCCGGATAGCTATCCACAAAATAATGCAATAGATAAACTCATTATAAAAACTGATACAAACGCCAGTGAAGGTAGTTTTTTTATGACTGGCTTTAATGGCTTTAAAAAGGTACCCATGACAAATGGGGTTTTTGAGTGTAAATTTAACCCACCGCTTGATAAACGCAAAGTTTTAATATCACTAAAAGTAGATCATCAACGAAGTACAAAACTTCTAATAAAGGACATCAATGCTAAATAA